GCGATGCTTGCTTGACGGCAGAATGGGATTTGTTTTACGGCGCGCGTACACCGCCGTTGCCTGCGGATCGCGCGAATAGTGTCGCCAAGTTCGGCGCGATCGCATTCGCAAGCAATGCCGACTAAAATCACCGTTCGGATGGGGCCAAGCTGCGTCGGCGGCTCAGGCCGACCAATTCCGATGCGCTACGCGCCGAACGGCAACCCTTTTTCAAGCAACGGGCGGGGTAACGATCATGAAGAAAACGCCAACTGGCGCGAAGAAAAAGAGCGGCTCGACGGTAGAAAAACAAGACGACTCGCCCACTCGGCTTATCGACGCACGAATCAAGGAGCTGGGCGATTGGCGGGGCGAGATGCTCGCGCGGCTCCGAAATCTCATCAAGCAGGCCGTCCCGGAAGTGGTCGAGGAGTGGAAGTGGAGAGGTGTTCCGGTGTGGTATCGCGATGGCATGATCTGCACCGGCGAGACGTATAAAAATGCCGTGAAGCTGACGTTCGCCAAGGGCGCCGCGCTCGACGACCCCGCAGGTCTCTTCAACTCCAGCCTCGACGGCAACACCCGTCGGGCCATCGATTTTCACGAAGGCGACAAGATCGATGAAAAGGCG
This genomic window from Pirellulales bacterium contains:
- a CDS encoding DUF1801 domain-containing protein encodes the protein MKKTPTGAKKKSGSTVEKQDDSPTRLIDARIKELGDWRGEMLARLRNLIKQAVPEVVEEWKWRGVPVWYRDGMICTGETYKNAVKLTFAKGAALDDPAGLFNSSLDGNTRRAIDFHEGDKIDEKA